From Pseudomonadota bacterium, the proteins below share one genomic window:
- a CDS encoding DUF433 domain-containing protein: MSWSDYIAVDPAVCHGKACIKGTRIMVSVVLDSLAAGLTPEEIIHSYPSLSREAIQAAIAYAAELARERVLRLSA; the protein is encoded by the coding sequence ATGAGCTGGTCAGATTATATTGCGGTGGATCCCGCCGTTTGCCATGGCAAAGCCTGTATCAAGGGTACGCGCATCATGGTGTCGGTGGTGCTGGACAGTTTGGCTGCGGGTCTTACTCCCGAGGAGATTATCCACAGCTACCCTTCCCTTAGCCGTGAAGCGATTCAAGCCGCCATCGCTTACGCTGCCGAGCTTGCACGTGAGCGCGTCCTTCGGTTGTCGGCATAA